From Bacteroidota bacterium, the proteins below share one genomic window:
- a CDS encoding TPM domain-containing protein, whose protein sequence is MASDGRFTDAEHRQILDAIGAAERLTSGEIRLFVEDVCGENVLDRASYIFHELKMDRTAERNGVLFYLALEARQFAILGDAGINRKVPEDFWHSIKLEMEHRFALGEFVAGLSNGIERAGAALAEHFPRKHDDKNELPDEIVYGGKLKDRHPR, encoded by the coding sequence ATGGCCTCCGACGGACGCTTCACCGATGCCGAGCACCGGCAGATCCTCGACGCCATTGGGGCGGCCGAGCGACTGACCTCCGGCGAGATCCGACTGTTTGTGGAAGATGTATGCGGCGAGAACGTACTCGATCGCGCCTCCTACATCTTTCATGAATTGAAAATGGACCGCACGGCGGAGCGGAACGGCGTCCTTTTTTACCTGGCCCTGGAAGCACGACAATTCGCCATCCTGGGCGACGCGGGCATCAACCGAAAGGTGCCGGAGGATTTCTGGCATTCGATCAAGCTGGAGATGGAACACCGCTTCGCGCTGGGAGAATTCGTGGCCGGGCTGTCCAATGGCATCGAACGCGCGGGCGCAGCCCTGGCGGAACACTTCCCGCGCAAACACGATGACAAGAACGAGCTGCCCGACGAGATCGTCTATGGCGGCAAACTGAAGGACCGACATCCGCGATGA
- a CDS encoding thioredoxin family protein, with translation MRRLYLLLSLLAFCATANAQILKPAKWKFTVEPGKSGEQTLVFSAKLDEHWHMYSLYTPDGGPLPMVITYEQSNCFKTIGKAVEYKPVEEYDSVFMVKVLIFHHTAEIRQKVKVTGDCVIKGRIEYQVCKESCIFQEDEFEFKVSAKTEEGKANTETETQASVPVTPTDTPAVQAMDTAAGTITAPASTDSKLESGCGAGETPPAGGASTPWTIFIAGMLGGLLALLTPCVFPMIPMTVSFFTKRSGNRAKGVRNALIYAISIILIYVTLGLLVTVTFGSDALNALASNAFFNLAFFIIFIVFAISFFGAFEITLPSWIINKADSASDRGGLIGIFFMAFTLSLVSFSCTGPIIGTLLVEAAHGRSYLGPLMGMTGFSFALAVPFALFALFPSWLNSLPKSGGWLNTVKVSLGFIELALALKFLSNVDLAYHWGLLKRELFIVLWIVIFGMLGLYLLGKIRLSHDSDQQHVGIGRLLFALLSLSFALYLVPGIWGAPLKLISGFPPPDFYKEWKTGKEGDCPHDILCFKDYEEGMRYAKEHNKPVMIDFTGWSCVNCRKMEDNVWSDPKVLKKLGEDYVLISLYVDDKTPLPTEQQSVSPTTGRKIRTTGNKWSDLQASVYNTNSQPYYVLLDHQGKILAEPRGYTPDISAYLSFLEEGLCRYQQRKSTLAAN, from the coding sequence ATGAGAAGACTCTACCTCCTGCTTTCCCTGCTGGCATTTTGCGCAACTGCGAACGCGCAAATCCTGAAACCGGCGAAATGGAAATTCACTGTCGAGCCGGGTAAATCGGGCGAACAGACGCTGGTCTTTTCCGCCAAACTGGACGAGCACTGGCATATGTACAGTCTTTACACGCCGGATGGCGGACCGCTGCCGATGGTCATTACCTACGAGCAGAGCAATTGCTTCAAGACGATCGGCAAAGCGGTGGAGTACAAACCGGTGGAAGAATACGACTCCGTGTTCATGGTGAAGGTCCTGATCTTCCATCACACGGCGGAGATCCGGCAGAAGGTGAAAGTGACCGGCGATTGCGTCATCAAAGGACGTATTGAATACCAGGTTTGCAAAGAGAGCTGCATCTTCCAGGAAGACGAATTTGAATTCAAGGTTAGCGCGAAAACGGAGGAAGGAAAAGCCAATACCGAAACCGAAACGCAGGCAAGTGTTCCGGTTACACCGACCGACACACCTGCCGTCCAGGCAATGGATACGGCAGCCGGCACCATCACCGCACCAGCGTCGACCGACAGCAAACTGGAATCAGGATGCGGCGCAGGCGAAACCCCGCCGGCGGGCGGAGCCTCCACGCCCTGGACCATCTTCATCGCGGGCATGCTGGGCGGCCTGCTTGCGCTGCTGACACCCTGTGTGTTTCCCATGATCCCGATGACGGTGAGTTTTTTTACCAAGCGCAGCGGCAACCGGGCGAAGGGTGTCCGCAACGCGCTGATCTACGCGATCTCGATCATCCTGATCTATGTCACGCTCGGGCTGCTGGTGACCGTCACCTTCGGATCCGACGCGTTAAACGCGTTGGCCAGTAACGCTTTTTTCAACCTGGCGTTCTTCATCATCTTCATCGTCTTTGCCATCTCCTTTTTCGGCGCGTTCGAGATCACGCTGCCGAGCTGGATCATCAACAAAGCCGATTCCGCCAGTGATCGCGGCGGGCTGATCGGCATCTTCTTCATGGCATTCACGCTCTCGCTCGTCTCGTTCAGTTGTACCGGCCCAATCATCGGCACCTTGCTGGTGGAAGCCGCGCACGGCCGCAGTTATCTCGGCCCACTCATGGGCATGACGGGATTTTCGTTCGCGCTTGCGGTCCCTTTCGCCTTGTTCGCCTTGTTTCCGAGCTGGCTGAATTCCTTGCCGAAATCCGGCGGCTGGCTGAACACTGTGAAAGTGTCGCTTGGCTTCATCGAATTGGCGCTCGCGTTGAAGTTTCTCTCCAACGTCGACCTGGCCTATCACTGGGGCCTGCTCAAGCGCGAGCTGTTCATCGTGTTGTGGATCGTGATCTTCGGCATGCTGGGTCTCTACCTGCTCGGAAAGATCCGCCTCTCCCACGACAGCGACCAGCAGCACGTCGGCATCGGTCGCCTCCTGTTCGCGCTCTTGTCCCTGAGCTTCGCCTTATACCTCGTACCCGGCATCTGGGGAGCGCCCTTGAAGCTGATCAGCGGATTTCCGCCGCCCGATTTCTATAAAGAATGGAAAACCGGGAAGGAAGGCGATTGTCCGCACGACATTCTTTGCTTCAAGGATTATGAAGAAGGCATGCGCTACGCGAAGGAGCACAACAAACCGGTCATGATCGACTTCACCGGCTGGAGTTGTGTCAACTGCCGGAAGATGGAAGACAACGTCTGGAGTGATCCGAAAGTGCTCAAGAAACTGGGTGAAGATTATGTCCTGATCTCGCTCTACGTTGACGACAAGACGCCCTTGCCGACCGAACAGCAATCGGTCTCCCCGACCACCGGGCGAAAGATCCGCACCACCGGAAACAAGTGGAGCGACCTGCAGGCTTCGGTCTACAACACCAACAGTCAGCCTTATTATGTCCTCCTCGACCACCAGGGAAAAATCCTGGCAGAACCGCGGGGTTACACACCCGACATATCCGCTTACCTCTCTTTCCTGGAGGAAGGCTTGTGCCGTTACCAGCAGCGGAAATCGACGCTGGCGGCGAACTGA
- a CDS encoding ABC transporter substrate-binding protein: MIRRLLPGAFLLALFLFSCQPSTKNNSGKSVPVVGFLDLLEDATLAEAKKGFFVALKDSGFSATDGTLEVIYRNAQNDQPTLLQACDYILSKQPDLIATNPTLSTITAVQRTKVIPVFMMVSPRPDIAGLADAQGNWPANLYGTYETLEYIDTSVLLIKEILPEAKRIATTYNQSEPQSMDALERIESVCKAQGWTLIKRPVNNSNETQLVVAALLNEKPDAFFALPDNTVFSSMEVIVRACDEAKVPVFTSEEGLVKRGAVAAYGADLYQWGYQSGAMAARMLKQGNADGLTPEALKVRKRVVNEEKLKSLGVALQ, translated from the coding sequence ATGATCCGACGACTGTTACCGGGAGCATTTCTCCTGGCGCTATTTCTCTTTTCCTGTCAACCTTCCACGAAGAACAATTCCGGAAAATCTGTTCCGGTCGTCGGCTTTTTAGACCTGCTCGAAGACGCTACGCTGGCGGAAGCCAAGAAGGGGTTCTTTGTGGCGCTGAAAGACAGTGGCTTCTCCGCCACCGACGGCACACTGGAGGTGATCTATCGCAATGCGCAGAACGATCAACCGACGCTGCTGCAGGCCTGCGATTACATCCTCTCCAAACAACCGGACCTGATCGCAACCAATCCGACACTCAGCACGATCACGGCGGTACAGCGAACGAAGGTTATTCCCGTTTTCATGATGGTGAGTCCACGACCCGATATCGCCGGACTGGCGGATGCGCAAGGGAATTGGCCCGCCAATCTCTATGGTACCTACGAGACCCTGGAATATATCGACACCTCCGTCCTGCTGATCAAAGAAATCCTGCCAGAGGCGAAGCGCATTGCGACGACCTACAATCAGTCGGAACCGCAGTCGATGGACGCGCTGGAACGCATCGAGAGCGTATGTAAAGCGCAGGGCTGGACCTTGATCAAACGTCCGGTCAACAACAGCAACGAAACCCAGTTAGTCGTGGCGGCCTTGCTGAACGAAAAGCCGGATGCTTTCTTCGCCTTACCCGACAACACCGTCTTTTCCAGCATGGAAGTGATCGTACGCGCCTGCGACGAAGCGAAAGTGCCGGTGTTCACTTCCGAAGAAGGTCTCGTGAAACGCGGGGCCGTCGCGGCTTACGGAGCGGACCTGTACCAGTGGGGCTACCAAAGCGGCGCGATGGCCGCACGCATGTTGAAGCAGGGAAATGCTGACGGACTTACGCCGGAAGCGTTGAAGGTGCGGAAGCGGGTGGTGAATGAGGAGAAACTAAAAAGCCTCGGCGTTGCTTTGCAATAA
- a CDS encoding ATP-binding cassette domain-containing protein translates to MIRLEHIRCSFPSGQGERTLALDGIELIVPEAQFVTVIGTNGSGKSTLLNCIAGTVQPESGRVLFDGTDVTDLADHQRSRWVARIFQNPLAGTAPELSLLENFRLAALRTQPKGFRIGTDQAFRKKVEQAVEEIGLGLERKLDQPMGTFSGGQRQALTLVMAVMDRSSILLLDEPTAALDPRTASLVMRLADQLIRKHRLTALMVTHNLKDALHYGDRLLHLAEGRIAHDLTGKEQESLSTATLLDWFEA, encoded by the coding sequence ATGATCCGGCTTGAGCATATTCGCTGCAGTTTCCCGTCCGGACAGGGCGAACGAACACTCGCGCTCGACGGCATTGAGTTGATCGTACCTGAAGCGCAGTTCGTAACGGTCATCGGGACGAACGGCTCCGGCAAGTCCACCCTGCTCAATTGCATTGCCGGAACTGTACAGCCGGAAAGCGGCCGGGTACTCTTCGACGGCACCGATGTTACCGACCTGGCCGATCATCAACGCTCGCGTTGGGTCGCGCGTATTTTCCAGAATCCATTAGCCGGCACCGCACCGGAGCTCAGCTTATTGGAGAACTTTCGACTCGCGGCACTGCGCACACAGCCCAAGGGTTTCCGCATCGGAACCGATCAGGCGTTCCGGAAAAAAGTCGAGCAAGCGGTCGAAGAGATCGGACTGGGGTTGGAACGCAAGTTGGATCAACCCATGGGAACGTTTTCGGGCGGGCAGCGGCAAGCCCTGACGCTGGTCATGGCCGTAATGGACCGATCGAGTATTCTCCTGCTCGACGAACCCACGGCGGCCCTGGATCCCAGAACGGCGAGTCTGGTCATGCGGCTGGCCGACCAACTGATCCGGAAACACCGTTTGACGGCCCTGATGGTGACCCACAACCTGAAGGACGCACTGCACTATGGAGACCGGCTGCTGCACCTGGCGGAAGGCCGAATCGCGCATGATTTGACCGGAAAAGAGCAGGAAAGCCTGAGCACAGCCACGCTTTTGGACTGGTTCGAAGCCTGA
- a CDS encoding LemA family protein yields MKKYLIWIILGLLVLWGVGGYNGLVSSREGVNKAWANVETQYQRRSDLIPNLVATVKGAADFEKSTLEAVTQARANATSIKIDPNNLTPEKLQEFQQAQAQLGGALGRLLAVAENYPQLRAVQNFTDLQAQLEGTENRINEARRQYNEAARDYNISRAKFPRVILANLFGFKDRPYFEADKGAEKAPEVKF; encoded by the coding sequence ATGAAAAAGTATCTTATTTGGATCATCCTTGGCCTGCTTGTCCTCTGGGGCGTTGGCGGCTACAACGGACTTGTCAGCTCGCGCGAAGGCGTGAACAAAGCCTGGGCGAATGTCGAGACGCAATACCAGCGTCGTTCCGACCTTATCCCGAACCTGGTAGCAACCGTCAAGGGTGCAGCCGACTTTGAAAAGTCCACCCTCGAAGCGGTGACGCAGGCGCGCGCGAACGCGACCAGCATCAAGATCGATCCGAACAACCTGACCCCGGAAAAACTCCAGGAGTTCCAGCAAGCTCAGGCCCAGTTGGGCGGAGCACTCGGCCGACTCCTTGCCGTAGCTGAAAACTACCCGCAACTGCGCGCGGTGCAGAACTTTACCGACCTGCAGGCGCAGTTGGAGGGCACCGAAAACCGGATCAACGAAGCGCGTCGTCAGTACAACGAGGCTGCCCGTGATTATAACATTTCCCGTGCGAAGTTTCCCCGGGTGATCCTCGCCAACCTGTTCGGCTTCAAGGACCGTCCGTACTTCGAAGCTGACAAAGGCGCCGAGAAAGCTCCGGAAGTGAAATTCTGA
- a CDS encoding ABC transporter permease — protein sequence MFYTTALVLGLAFGAMALGVFLSMRIFSIPDITTDGSFTLGGAVTAIGLVNGWSAVALLPVALVAGGLAGAATGWIHTRLKVHALLAGILVMTGLYSINLAILGRPNVPLLGTDSLSLLFPSIGHESLRQLWVLTIVVAALWFGLRWLLRTDFGLSMRATGNNETMIRALGVNTDGRKILGLAFANALTALSGYLIVQVQGFADINMGIGIVILGLGAVMIGESLLRGGIRSRIGWQLASVIAGSLVFRLLLAFALSMGIDALWLKLVVAVFVLIVIALPKLKTAR from the coding sequence ATGTTCTACACCACCGCCCTCGTACTCGGTCTCGCATTCGGCGCCATGGCGCTGGGGGTGTTTCTGAGCATGCGGATCTTTTCGATACCCGACATCACGACCGACGGCAGTTTTACGCTGGGCGGAGCGGTGACGGCGATCGGACTGGTGAATGGCTGGTCGGCGGTTGCGCTCTTACCGGTCGCGCTGGTGGCGGGCGGACTCGCAGGCGCCGCGACAGGATGGATCCACACGCGTTTGAAAGTACACGCGCTGCTGGCCGGCATCCTGGTGATGACGGGCCTCTACTCCATCAACCTCGCGATCCTGGGTCGTCCGAACGTGCCGCTGCTGGGCACCGATAGTTTATCCCTGCTCTTCCCTTCCATCGGCCATGAAAGCCTGCGGCAACTTTGGGTCCTGACGATCGTCGTCGCCGCTTTATGGTTCGGCTTGCGCTGGCTGCTGCGCACCGATTTCGGTTTATCGATGCGCGCGACGGGTAACAACGAAACCATGATCCGCGCGCTGGGGGTGAATACGGATGGACGCAAGATACTCGGGCTCGCCTTCGCGAACGCATTGACAGCGCTCAGCGGTTATCTGATCGTGCAGGTACAGGGATTTGCCGACATCAACATGGGCATCGGGATCGTGATCCTGGGCCTGGGTGCCGTGATGATCGGAGAAAGTTTACTGCGCGGCGGCATCCGGAGCAGGATCGGCTGGCAGTTGGCTTCGGTGATCGCGGGCAGCCTGGTCTTCCGACTGCTGCTGGCGTTCGCGCTCAGCATGGGCATTGACGCGCTTTGGCTGAAGCTTGTGGTCGCAGTGTTCGTGCTGATCGTCATTGCACTTCCCAAACTCAAAACCGCCCGATGA
- a CDS encoding PorT family protein, with product MNSNLFRSLFLSLSLLLALSSSAQMAVNPQVGMTLQALRDLGDGIDVDRRAGFFGGIDFRIGNRVYFQPGLFFMQGGTLTKPDTVVSGGDLLVYRNAAKVKTLIGADLIRKPLFRLRLNAGVSFDYHFSYTVKEGDTDLSIYRDNSFNFETGLGADIYRFTVEAGRSLGLSDAFDVTYYDRNLNELHPRYEYWYLTVGFRLGGGL from the coding sequence ATGAATAGCAACCTCTTCCGCTCTCTTTTTCTTTCATTGTCGCTGCTACTGGCGCTTTCCTCCTCCGCCCAGATGGCCGTAAACCCGCAGGTGGGCATGACTTTGCAGGCTCTGCGTGATTTGGGGGACGGCATTGATGTCGATCGCCGTGCCGGGTTCTTTGGCGGTATCGATTTCCGGATCGGAAACAGGGTGTATTTCCAGCCGGGTTTGTTCTTCATGCAAGGCGGGACGCTGACCAAGCCGGATACGGTCGTGAGCGGCGGTGACCTGCTTGTTTACAGGAACGCAGCGAAGGTAAAGACGCTGATCGGGGCCGACCTGATCCGCAAACCCTTGTTCCGGCTGCGGCTCAACGCGGGCGTTTCATTCGACTACCATTTCTCGTATACGGTCAAGGAAGGCGATACCGACCTGAGTATCTACCGCGACAACAGTTTCAACTTCGAAACCGGGCTGGGCGCCGACATTTACCGTTTCACCGTGGAGGCGGGCCGTTCCCTGGGACTCTCCGACGCCTTTGACGTGACATACTACGATCGGAACCTGAACGAATTGCACCCGCGCTACGAGTACTGGTACCTGACTGTCGGCTTCCGACTGGGCGGCGGCTTGTGA
- a CDS encoding GxxExxY protein has product MQKEEQLTYTFKYAALTGRIIKCAMAVHSALGNGFQEVIYQRAMGIEMRLDEIHFEREKEMPIHYKGRRIGTRRVDFLVEGIIAVEFKATTKFDNYHINQAMNYLEAYNLEVGLLINFGERSLNFRRLTNKKHKPTASQSSHH; this is encoded by the coding sequence ATGCAGAAAGAGGAACAACTAACCTACACTTTTAAATACGCTGCCCTTACCGGGAGAATCATCAAATGCGCGATGGCTGTGCATTCCGCATTGGGGAACGGTTTTCAGGAGGTGATCTATCAACGGGCCATGGGAATTGAAATGCGTTTGGATGAAATTCATTTCGAACGAGAAAAGGAAATGCCCATCCACTACAAGGGGCGTAGGATTGGGACAAGGAGGGTCGATTTCCTTGTCGAGGGAATAATTGCCGTCGAATTCAAGGCAACTACCAAGTTCGACAATTATCACATCAACCAGGCGATGAATTATCTCGAAGCATACAACCTGGAAGTCGGATTACTCATTAACTTCGGAGAGCGAAGTCTGAACTTCCGGAGACTTACTAATAAAAAGCACAAACCCACTGCTTCACAATCCTCCCACCACTGA
- a CDS encoding type I restriction enzyme HsdR N-terminal domain-containing protein, producing the protein MLTKSKKTKLLNELKSYYKKYLKSQPEELDESGTRIMINTFLTDVLGFTAIEEVKTEYMIRGTYADYVIQTKGNRHFLVEVKSLSISLSDKHLRQAINYGANEGIEWALLTNGKQFDFYRIIFEKPIDKRLIFSFDLCDPKNYKKLVDTIQFLHKEAVIKKGLDKLWLKTSALDPKNVAGLLYTKPVINFLRRTLNKRSKSKFSEIEIEESIDRIVFDRIDLNDVKQFKLRRVKVKSKSPSKTPPTSIVVTQTNSSN; encoded by the coding sequence ATGCTAACCAAATCTAAAAAAACTAAGTTACTCAATGAGCTTAAGAGCTATTATAAAAAATATCTCAAGAGCCAACCCGAAGAACTTGATGAATCCGGCACCCGAATTATGATAAACACCTTTTTAACAGATGTTTTGGGGTTTACGGCGATTGAGGAAGTTAAAACAGAATACATGATTAGAGGCACTTATGCTGATTATGTAATTCAAACTAAAGGCAATAGACACTTTTTAGTAGAAGTTAAATCTCTATCGATTAGCCTTTCCGATAAACATCTTAGACAGGCGATTAACTATGGCGCCAATGAAGGAATTGAATGGGCTTTACTCACAAACGGAAAGCAGTTTGACTTCTATAGAATTATTTTTGAAAAACCAATTGACAAACGACTTATTTTCTCATTTGACTTATGCGATCCCAAAAACTATAAAAAACTAGTTGACACAATTCAGTTTCTGCACAAAGAAGCTGTTATTAAGAAAGGGTTAGATAAGTTATGGCTTAAGACATCAGCCTTAGATCCGAAAAATGTTGCTGGACTTCTTTATACTAAACCAGTGATTAATTTTCTACGAAGAACATTGAATAAAAGATCAAAAAGCAAGTTTTCTGAAATTGAAATTGAGGAGTCAATCGACAGAATTGTATTCGACCGAATAGACCTGAATGATGTAAAACAGTTTAAACTTCGAAGAGTAAAAGTAAAAAGCAAGAGCCCATCGAAAACACCTCCGACTTCAATTGTAGTAACACAAACCAATAGCAGCAATTGA
- a CDS encoding potassium channel family protein → MIVLILSIYVLGTLLFSTFFPISIELSRLLNYIDNSICLFFIFEFFYRLYHANNKLDYLKWEWVDLISSIPTLDILRPGRALRLIRLLRILRAFRSTRHIAKHIFRNKAQGAFTSVALIALLMVIFSAIAILQLEDDPNSNIKTAEDAIWWSYVTITTVGYGDKFPITTEGRIIAAALMTVGVGLFGTFTGFVASWFVKSNNSSTSTGDN, encoded by the coding sequence ATTATTGTCCTTATCTTATCGATCTATGTTCTCGGCACATTATTATTCAGTACATTTTTCCCAATTTCAATAGAATTATCTCGTTTATTAAATTACATAGATAATTCAATTTGTTTATTTTTTATTTTTGAATTTTTTTATCGTCTTTATCATGCTAACAATAAATTAGATTATTTAAAGTGGGAGTGGGTCGATTTAATCTCAAGTATACCAACCCTTGATATCCTACGACCCGGCCGGGCACTTAGACTAATTAGACTTCTAAGAATTCTAAGGGCATTCAGATCGACTAGACATATCGCTAAGCATATTTTTAGAAATAAAGCTCAAGGTGCATTCACATCTGTGGCACTCATCGCACTTTTGATGGTTATTTTTTCGGCTATTGCAATATTGCAGCTTGAGGATGATCCAAATTCAAATATAAAAACAGCAGAAGATGCAATTTGGTGGTCTTATGTAACGATAACGACTGTTGGATATGGAGATAAATTTCCGATTACTACCGAGGGCAGAATAATTGCAGCTGCACTAATGACCGTTGGCGTGGGTCTATTTGGCACCTTTACAGGATTTGTAGCTTCTTGGTTTGTAAAGTCCAACAATTCTTCAACGAGCACAGGCGATAATTAA
- a CDS encoding TPM domain-containing protein, whose amino-acid sequence MKRILGFLLLLLPFLATGQDEDFPARANTLVSDYTGTLAPGERDALERKLVAFDDSTSTQIAVVIISSVGNYDIADYSVQLFNRWKIGRQDKNNGVLVLVAKDDRKVFITTGYGIEGVLPDILCKRIVDQDIVPNFKAGSFYGGLEQGTNSIMSIVSGEFTADAYMKKGKQAKQFPWFFVLLFILIVFISVIANVRRVSRYASRNNLAFWAAWTLLNAAANRSRGSWGNFSGGSGWGGGGFGGGGFGGFGGGGSGGGGAGGSW is encoded by the coding sequence ATGAAACGAATCCTGGGATTCCTGCTCCTGCTTCTGCCCTTCCTTGCGACGGGACAAGACGAGGATTTCCCTGCACGGGCGAATACGCTGGTGAGCGACTACACCGGCACCCTCGCTCCCGGCGAGCGGGACGCACTGGAACGCAAACTGGTCGCGTTCGACGATTCGACGAGCACGCAGATCGCCGTGGTCATCATCAGCTCGGTCGGCAACTACGACATCGCCGATTACAGCGTTCAACTGTTCAACCGCTGGAAGATCGGCCGGCAGGACAAGAACAACGGCGTCCTGGTGCTCGTTGCAAAGGATGATCGCAAGGTCTTCATCACGACCGGTTACGGAATAGAAGGTGTACTTCCCGACATCCTTTGTAAACGGATCGTCGATCAGGACATCGTTCCGAATTTCAAGGCCGGGAGTTTTTACGGCGGCCTCGAACAAGGCACCAATTCGATCATGTCGATCGTCAGCGGTGAATTCACGGCCGACGCTTACATGAAGAAAGGCAAACAGGCGAAGCAGTTCCCCTGGTTCTTCGTGCTGTTGTTCATATTAATCGTCTTCATCAGCGTCATTGCCAACGTCCGCAGAGTATCCCGTTATGCGAGCCGGAACAACCTCGCCTTCTGGGCGGCCTGGACCCTGCTCAATGCTGCCGCGAATCGCAGTCGCGGTTCCTGGGGAAATTTCTCCGGCGGAAGCGGCTGGGGTGGCGGCGGATTCGGCGGTGGAGGATTCGGTGGCTTTGGCGGTGGAGGTTCAGGCGGCGGTGGCGCCGGCGGCTCCTGGTAA